Below is a genomic region from Pyrinomonadaceae bacterium.
CGGGCGCGAACGGCAGCGTTGTGATCGTTAAGAAAGCCACGAAGGGAAAACGGTAAGCACCCCGCGTCGCGGCGGGTGAAGGAGGGTTCGCATATGCCAACAGTTAAAATTCTCGATCTAACGAGCAAAGAAATCGGCGAGATCGAGTTGAATGACATGGTCTTTGGCGTGCCTCTCAACGAGCCGTTGATTCACGAAGCGGTACGGAGCTATCAGGCGAATCGGCGACAGGGCACGTCCGCGACAAAAACGCGTGGTGATGTCTCGGGCGCCGGCCGCAAACTGTGGAAGCAGAAAGGCACGGGCCGCGCGCGCATCGCCAGCCTGCGTTCGCCGCTTTGGAAAGGCGGCGGTAACGTGCACGGACCGCAACCGCGCGACTGGTCGTACAGCCTGCCGAAGAAGATGCGCAAGCGCGCGATCTGTTCGGCGATCTCTGAACGGTTGCGTGAAGGAAACTTAATTATCGTAAGCGAGTTGAAATTCGATTCCCCCAAGACGCGTGAATTCATCAGCACGCTGGGCAGTCTGAAGTTGGGTGGGAAGACCTTGATCGTTGATTCGCTCAAGAATACGAACCTGATGCTCGCGTCGCGCAATGTGCAGAGCACGAAGGTGGTAAACAGCTACGGCGTGAACATCTACGACATTGTGAATCATCAGAAAGTCGTGCTGACGCCGAAGACGGTGGAAGAGCTGACCGGGATTTTGCAGCCGCGCGCCAAGGACGACGAGGAGCGAGGCTTCCGTCCGCGCGACGTTCAAGATGGCGAAGCGCGACCCGCGCGCAGAATGCCGGGGAACAGAGGAGCGCAAGCGTAAGCAATGCGAACTGTTTGGGACATTATTAAGTCGCCGGTGATTACCGAAAAGGCACTGGTGGCGAAGGAAGAGACGCAGGATCATCGGCAGCTTTTGACGTTCCGCGTCGATCGACGCGCAACCAAGCCTGAGATCAAAAGCGCGGTCGAGACCATCTTTCAGGTGAAGGTCGATGCAGTGCGCACGGCTAATTTCATGGGCAAGATGGCGCGCCGCGGACGCTTCGAAGGCCGCAAGCCTTCCTGGAAGAAAGCTTACGTAACCCTTAAGAAGGGTGAGAAGCCGGTTGACTACGGTGAGGCAATCTAAGAATTCGAATTTCGGAATTCGAATTTCGAAATAGTTGATATGGGGATTAAGAAACTAACACCGACATCGCCGGCGCGCAGGTATCAAACCTACCTGACGCGCGACGAGCTCACGCCTAATGCGGTGCCTGAGAAGGCCCTGCTCGAGCC
It encodes:
- the rplD gene encoding 50S ribosomal protein L4 — encoded protein: MPTVKILDLTSKEIGEIELNDMVFGVPLNEPLIHEAVRSYQANRRQGTSATKTRGDVSGAGRKLWKQKGTGRARIASLRSPLWKGGGNVHGPQPRDWSYSLPKKMRKRAICSAISERLREGNLIIVSELKFDSPKTREFISTLGSLKLGGKTLIVDSLKNTNLMLASRNVQSTKVVNSYGVNIYDIVNHQKVVLTPKTVEELTGILQPRAKDDEERGFRPRDVQDGEARPARRMPGNRGAQA
- the rplW gene encoding 50S ribosomal protein L23; amino-acid sequence: MRTVWDIIKSPVITEKALVAKEETQDHRQLLTFRVDRRATKPEIKSAVETIFQVKVDAVRTANFMGKMARRGRFEGRKPSWKKAYVTLKKGEKPVDYGEAI